A stretch of DNA from Candidatus Bathyarchaeota archaeon:
GAAATGATGATGGTGACGGGGGCTATTCAGGGTGGCCGTGGAAGAGGAGTACGTGGCTGTTAAGCATGCCCTTGAGGAGGATGAAAACATCCTCCTAGCCTATCTATTCGGCTCTAGAGCTAGGGGCGGGGCCTCACCCATAAGCGATTACGACTTAGCCGTACTACTTAGAGATAATAGCTTATCGGCCTTCGCCAAGGTCCTATTCGCGGCTTCTAAGGCCCTCAAGGTGAGCGAGGATAAATTGGACATCCTGGATCTAACGAGGGCTCCATTACACTTGAAGGCTAAGGTCTTAGCTGAGGGGATAAAAGTGGTCGATAGGGGATATGGAGACGCCCTGCTGCTCGAGGTGAACGTCAAGTATCCTGAGGTGGCGCAGCAAACCAACATCCTACTTAAAAATTGGTTGGAGGATCCAAACGGTTTAGA
This window harbors:
- a CDS encoding DUF86 domain-containing protein; protein product: MAVEEEYVAVKHALEEDENILLAYLFGSRARGGASPISDYDLAVLLRDNSLSAFAKVLFAASKALKVSEDKLDILDLTRAPLHLKAKVLAEGIKVVDRGYGDALLLEVNVKYPEVAQQTNILLKNWLEDPNGLDLKVIKDRLDHLSQLSDNIGAFLERHRPGDLLKEFEAWYALKGMVQDSIQAIIDVCAHVFTSKNLGVAESYRQYVEKLAEHGHMDGELAEGLKLAIALGNRLIHRYLIVESRELGFRRQASLRDNT